The Vibrio tasmaniensis genome includes a region encoding these proteins:
- a CDS encoding ATP synthase subunit I, translating into MRLNEISSDILVAAKRVVLCQIVLAIGVVLYEVFFGNKVDMESSALGVVIAMLPPLFGFIYASLKVHKNPNYSLRDLMQMSRVVKITYTFLMFILAFQFFKLDNPVILYAYIFTMIGYFLTPFITASTRSEYV; encoded by the coding sequence ATGAGGCTTAATGAGATAAGTAGCGACATCCTTGTTGCTGCTAAAAGAGTTGTTCTCTGCCAAATAGTATTAGCCATCGGTGTAGTTTTATATGAAGTGTTTTTTGGTAATAAAGTAGATATGGAGTCTTCAGCTTTGGGTGTCGTAATCGCGATGTTACCACCGCTGTTTGGTTTTATATATGCAAGCCTAAAGGTGCACAAGAATCCTAATTATAGTTTACGTGACTTAATGCAAATGAGTCGTGTCGTGAAAATAACCTATACGTTCTTAATGTTTATCTTGGCATTCCAGTTTTTTAAATTGGATAACCCAGTAATATTATACGCGTACATTTTCACAATGATTGGGTACTTCTTAACACCATTTATTACTGCCTCTACAAGATCGGAGTACGTGTAG
- the atpB gene encoding F0F1 ATP synthase subunit A has translation MDQVTTAHEYIEHHLTFLTTGDDFWAFNIDSMLVSWITGLLFIGAFRYVVTKGTSGVPGRFQCFIELIFDFVNNLVKEIFQAEDKLIGPLALTTFVWVLLMNAVDLLPIDLIPGLTRVIGLEHFRDLPTADVNIPMSMALGVFILLLTYTFKNKGLKGFIKELTTQPFDNPLLYPVNLVLELITLISKPISLGLRLFGNMYAGEMIFILIALMPWWMQWALSVPWTLFHILIVFLQAFIFMVLTVVYLAMATEEHH, from the coding sequence ATGGATCAAGTCACTACCGCTCACGAATACATAGAGCATCACTTAACCTTCTTAACTACAGGTGATGATTTCTGGGCGTTCAACATTGACTCAATGTTGGTATCTTGGATTACGGGTTTATTGTTTATTGGAGCTTTTCGATATGTCGTGACCAAGGGCACTAGCGGTGTTCCAGGTCGTTTTCAATGTTTTATCGAGCTTATCTTTGATTTCGTTAACAACCTAGTCAAAGAGATTTTTCAAGCGGAGGATAAATTAATAGGGCCACTGGCATTGACCACTTTTGTTTGGGTGTTGTTAATGAATGCAGTCGACCTATTACCAATTGATTTAATACCAGGGTTAACTCGTGTAATAGGTTTAGAACACTTTAGAGACCTACCGACAGCGGATGTAAATATCCCAATGTCGATGGCACTCGGTGTTTTTATTCTACTGTTAACGTATACGTTTAAGAATAAAGGTTTGAAAGGCTTTATCAAAGAGCTTACTACTCAGCCATTTGATAACCCTCTTTTATATCCTGTTAACTTAGTTCTTGAATTAATAACATTAATTTCAAAGCCAATATCACTAGGCTTACGATTATTCGGAAACATGTATGCAGGTGAGATGATATTCATCCTTATTGCATTAATGCCATGGTGGATGCAATGGGCACTCAGTGTTCCATGGACTTTATTCCACATATTAATCGTATTCTTACAAGCATTTATATTTATGGTACTGACCGTTGTTTATTTAGCAATGGCAACAGAAGAACACCATTAA
- the atpE gene encoding F0F1 ATP synthase subunit C has translation MDIVSAVLYVAGALLIGLGAAGAASGIGNLAGKYLEGVARQPDLTPMLRTQFFIMMGLVDAVPMIGVGIGLYIIFAVA, from the coding sequence ATGGATATCGTAAGCGCAGTTTTATATGTAGCAGGTGCATTACTGATCGGTTTAGGTGCAGCGGGTGCAGCATCTGGTATTGGTAACTTAGCAGGTAAATACCTTGAAGGTGTTGCTCGTCAACCAGACCTTACTCCAATGCTTCGTACTCAATTCTTCATCATGATGGGCCTTGTGGATGCTGTACCGATGATCGGTGTTGGTATCGGTCTATACATCATCTTTGCCGTTGCTTAA
- a CDS encoding F0F1 ATP synthase subunit B yields MNLNASMFGQAISFVIFVWLCMKYVWPPLTAMLDERQKEIADGLRHSENAAKELELAKSNGAQLVADAKKNVTELIEQGKKRRNEIITLAHQEGEQEKARILEQGRAELEGERQKLRRELQADMADAVIQSAQKLISKNLDSETNRALVDQMISEL; encoded by the coding sequence ATGAATTTAAATGCCAGCATGTTTGGTCAAGCAATCTCATTCGTGATTTTTGTTTGGCTATGCATGAAATATGTATGGCCCCCTCTCACCGCGATGTTAGACGAGCGCCAAAAAGAAATCGCTGATGGCTTACGCCACTCAGAGAATGCAGCGAAAGAGCTAGAACTAGCAAAATCAAATGGCGCACAACTCGTCGCAGATGCGAAAAAAAATGTGACCGAACTGATTGAGCAAGGCAAAAAACGCCGCAACGAAATCATCACCTTAGCTCACCAAGAAGGTGAGCAAGAAAAAGCGCGCATCTTAGAGCAAGGTAGAGCTGAGCTAGAAGGCGAACGTCAAAAGTTACGCCGTGAACTTCAGGCGGATATGGCAGACGCTGTTATTCAAAGTGCACAGAAATTGATCAGCAAAAACCTAGATTCTGAAACGAACCGAGCGTTAGTTGATCAAATGATAAGCGAACTCTAA